From a single Lolium rigidum isolate FL_2022 chromosome 7, APGP_CSIRO_Lrig_0.1, whole genome shotgun sequence genomic region:
- the LOC124675292 gene encoding pentatricopeptide repeat-containing protein At5g09450, mitochondrial-like, with protein sequence MAAMLLRAARASRSLALPRYVGASPSPLSSSSSSAASTAETPFPAAATPGIAADVDEAVIVGGEGDDLRSRVFRLRLAKRSATEALGKWAGEGRAAPAPELRRIARDLSRARRFKHALEVAEWMKTHNESDLSENDYGMRIDLITRVFGANAAEDFFEKLPPGAKSLEAYTALLHSYARSKMTDKAERLFQRMKDANLSIDVLVYNEMMTLYISVGELDKVPAVAEGLKRANVSPDLFTYNLRVSAAAASMDLEVFKGILDEMSRDPNSNEGWALYQNLAGIYVDATQLVSSGHSLVEAEAKISQREWITYDFLVILHAGLGNLDRVKDIWKSMQMTSQRMTSRNYVCVLSSYLMCGQLKDAAEIVDEWQRSKAPEFDISACNKLFDAFLGAGFTETADSFRELMLQKSCILTSRASESS encoded by the exons ATGGCGGCGATGCTCCTCCGAGCCGCCCGCGCCTCGCGGTCCCTCGCTCTCCCCCGCTACGTCGGCGCAAGCCCTAGCCCactatcctcctcctcctcttccgccgcgtCTACGGCGGAGACGCCGTTCCCTGCCGCCGCTACCCCGGGCATCGCGGCTGACGTCGACGAAGCGGTCATAGTCGGAGGCGAGGGGGACGACCTGAGGAGCCGCGTCTTCCGGCTGCGGCTGGCGAAGCGCAGCGCGACGGAGGCGCTCGGGAAGTGGGCCggcgagggccgcgccgcccccgcgccGGAGCTCCGCCGCATCGCCCGCGATCTCAGCCGCGCCCGCCGCTTCAAGCACGCGCTCGAG GTCGCTGAGTGGATGAAGACACATAACGAGTCTGATTTATCTGAGAATGACTATGGAATGCGCATTGACTTGATTACCAGAGTTTTTGGCGCTAATGCAGCCGAAGATTTTTTTGAGAAGCTTCCACCTGGAGCCAAATCACTGGAAGCATATACCGCACTCCTGCATTCCTATGCTCGATCAAAGATGACAGACAAGGCTGAGAGGCTATTCCAGAGAATGAAGGATGCCAACCTCTCCATCGACGTCCTGGTTTACAATGAGATGATGACCTTGTATATCTCTGTTGGCGAGCTCGATAAGGTTCCAGCTGTCGCTGAAGGACTGAAGCGGGCAAATGTTTCCCCAGACCTTTTCACATACAACCTCCGTGTCAGCGCAGCAGCCGCATCCATGGATCTCGAGGTCTTCAAGGGAATTCTTGACGAGATGTCGAGAGATCCAAACTCCAACGAAGGATGGGCACTGTACCAAAACCTTGCCGGTATCTACGTCGATGCCACTCAGCTCGTCAGCTCTGGGCATTCGCTGGTGGAAGCTGAGGCGAAGATCAGCCAGAGGGAGTGGATAACGTACGATTTCCTCGTCATCTTGCACGCCGGTCTCGGCAACCTGGACAGGGTGAAGGACATATGGAAATCGATGCAGATGACCTCGCAGAGGATGACCAGCCGGAACTACGTCTGCGTGCTCTCGTCCTACCTGATGTGCGGGCAGCTGAAGGATGCCGCGGAGATCGTGGACGAGTGGCAGCGATCCAAAGCTCCGGAGTTTGACATCTCCGCCTGCAATAAGCTGTTTGATGCTTTTCTTGGTGCCGGTTTTACCGAGACGGCGGATAGCTTTAGAGAGCTGATGTTGCAGAAGAGTTGTATACTAACGAGCAGGGCAAGCGAGTCCTCCTGA
- the LOC124671927 gene encoding esterase AGAP003155-like: MAAAAQLHHPITFSSTSNARHLPTSAPSLSRRRPRQPRSCQARRLLALSGEEGDDVGATRQRPALPRFLCLHGFRTSGKIMRRQVEDRWPAEVTSRLDLAFADAPFPAAGESPVRGVFDPPYYEWCQFVGEDFLRCSNFSDFLANIEELMVREGPFDGLFGFSQGALLSAALVGLQEQGLTLSRVPMVKYVIVISGGKIQSPALAARAYHTKIKCPSLHFIGDNDFTKTHGEELADSFVDPLVLRHPAGHTVPRLDEKGLQGMLNYLDKVEGEVLARHTSIGVDNNSTS, from the exons ATGGCCGCGGCAGCTCAACTACATCATCCCATCACCTTCAGTTCGACGAGCAACGCTCGCCACCTACCCACCTCCGCCCCGTCGCTCTCGCGCCGTCGCCCTCGACAGCCGCGTAGCTGCCAGGCCCGGCGGCTTCTAGCGCTCAGCGGCGAGGAGGGGGACGACGTCGGGGCGACGAGGCAGCGGCCGGCGCTGCCGCGGTTCCTGTGCCTGCACGGGTTCCGCACCAGCGGGAAGATCATGCGGAGGCAGGTGGAGGACAGGTGGCCCGCCGAGGTCACCTCCCGCCTGGACCTCGCCTTCGCCGACGcgcccttccccgccgccggcgagTCCCCGGTGCGCGGCGTCTTCGACCCGCCCTACTACGAGTGGTGCCAGTTCGTCGGCGAG GATTTCCTCAGGTGCAGCAACTTCAGCGATTTCTTGGCCAACATCGAGGAGCTTATGGTCAGAGAAGGGCCGTTCGACGGATTGttcggtttctctcag GGCGCTCTCCTCTCAGCAGCCCTTGTTGGGCTCCAGGAACAA GGGCTCACCTTGAGCAGAGTTCCTATGGTGAAGTACGTCATAGTTATATCCGGTGGGAAGATCCAGTCGCCGGCATTGGCCGCGAGGGCGTACCACACCAAGATCAAGTGCCCTTCGCTTCACTTCATTG GAGACAATGACTTTACGAAAACCCACGGCGAGGAGCTGGCAGACTCATTCGTGGATCCACTTGTTCTACGTCACCCGGCCGGCCACACCGTTCCCAGACTTG ACGAGAAGGGTCTCCAAGGGATGCTCAACTACCTTGACAAGGTCGAAGGGGAGGTGTTGGCGCGGCATACTTCAATTGGTGTCGATAACAACTCCACTTCATAA
- the LOC124677150 gene encoding esterase AGAP003155-like: MGSLGGAGGGVGARRPRFLCLHGFRTSGEIMRKQVVGKWPAEVTARLDLVFPDAPFPAEGKSDVDGIFDPPYYEWFQFDKGFTEYRNLDKCFDFIEELMIKEGPFDGLMGFSQGSILSAALVGLQQQGLALTRVPKIKYLIIIGGARFRGAHTIAEKPYANKIKIPSLHFLGDNDFLKDGGEKLIESFVDPFIIRHPKGHTVPRLVDEKSLEVMARFLDKMEKEISEHSSTEAQEPADVDEKEMCI; encoded by the exons ATGGGCAgcctcggcggcgccggcggcggggtcGGCGCCAGGCGGCCGAGGTTCCTGTGCCTGCACGGGTTCCGGACCAGCGGCGAGATCATGCGGAAGCAGGTGGTGGGGAAGTGGCCCGCCGAGGTCACCGCGCGCCTCGACCTCGTCTTCCCCGACGCGCCCTTCCCCGCTGAGGGCAAGTCCGACGTCGACGGCATCTTCGACCCGCCCTACTACGAGTGGTTCCAGTTCGACAAG GGCTTCACGGAGTACAGGAATTTGGACAaatgcttcgacttcatcgaggaGCTGATGATCAAAGAAGGTCCATTCGATGGACTCATGGGTTTCTCACAG GGTTCGATTCTGTCTGCTGCGCTCGTGGGGCTCCAGCAACAA GGACTGGCCCTGACTAGAGTTCCCAAGATCAAGTACCTCATAATCATAGGCGGCGCGCGGTTCCGCGGCGCACATACAATTGCCGAGAAGCCGTACGCCAACAAGATCAAAATCCCATCGCTGCACTTCCTTG GTGACAATGACTTCCTTAAAGACGGTGGTGAAAAGCTCATAGAGTCATTTGTGGATCCCTTCATAATACGGCACCCAAAGGGCCACACGGTTCCAAGGCTTGTTG ATGAGAAAAGTCTAGAGGTGATGGCCCGTTTCCTTGACAAGATGGAAAAGGAGATATCTGAACATTCATCCACTGAGGCCCAAGAACCCGCTGATGTTGACGAAAAAGAAATGTGCATCTGA
- the LOC124677413 gene encoding esterase AGAP003155-like, whose translation MGSLAAGGGVGARRPRFLCLHGFRTSGEIMRKQVVGKWPDEVTARLDLVFPDAPFPAEGKSDVEGIFDPPYYEWFQFDKGFTEYRNLDKCFDYIEELMIKQGPFDGLMGFSQGSVLSAALVGLQKQGLALTRVPKIKFLVIISGARFRSQTVAEKPYANKIKIPSLHFLGDNDFLKNDGEKLIQSFVDPFIIRHPKGHTVPRLVDEKSLEVMSCFLDKMEKEISGHSSTKAEAPADVDEKEICI comes from the exons ATGGGCAGCCTCGCTGCCGGCGGCGGGGTGGGCGCCAGGAGGCCGAGGTTCCTGTGCCTGCACGGGTTCCGGACCAGCGGCGAGATCATGCGGAAGCAGGTGGTGGGGAAGTGGCCCGACGAGGTCACCGCGCGCCTCGACCTCGTCTTCCCCGACGCGCCCTTCCCCGCCGAGGGCAAGTCCGACGTCGAAGGCATCTTCGACCCGCCCTACTACGAGTGGTTCCAGTTCGACAAG GGCTTCACGGAGTACAGGAATCTAGACAAATGCTTCGACTACATCGAGGAGCTCATGATCAAACAAGGGCCCTTCGATGGGCTCATGGGTTTCTCCCAG GGTTCGGTTCTATCTGCTGCGCTTGTCGGGCTCCAAAAACAG GGGCTGGCCCTGACTAGAGTTCCCAAGATCAAGTTCCTCGTGATCATAAGCGGCGCCCGATTCCGCTCGCAGACTGTGGCCGAGAAGCCCTACGCCAACAAGATCAAAATCCCCTCACTGCACTTCCTCG GTGACAATGACTTCCTTAAAAACGATGGTGAAAAGCTCATACAGTCGTTTGTGGATCCCTTCATCATACGGCACCCAAAGGGACACACGGTCCCAAGGCTTGTTG ATGAGAAAAGTCTGGAAGTTATGTCATGTTTCCTTGACAAGATGGAAAAGGAGATATCTGGACATTCATCCACAAAGGCCGAAGCACCCGCTGATGTTGACGAAAAAGAAATCTGCATCTGA
- the LOC124669222 gene encoding putative 12-oxophytodienoate reductase 5 — protein MEPIPLLTPYKMGQLDLSHRVVLAPLTRQRSYGNIPQPHAAVYYAQRATPGGFLITEATGVSDTAQGYHNTPGIWTPEHVEAWKPIVAAVHAKGAVIFCQIWHSGRVSSYELQPGGKAPVSSTEKGVGPQMSFDGRLEQFSPPRKLTVEEIPVIVDDFRKAARNAIDAGFDGVEIHGAFGYIIDQFLKDNPNDRTDEYGGSLENRCRFALEVVEAIAKEIGGHRVGIRFSPFADYMECHDSDPHSLALYISTKLNDHHILYLHMIEPRMAVVEGRRVVPKRLLPYREVFKGAFIANGGYDGAEGNKVVAEGYADLVSFGRLFLANPDLPKRFEVGAELNNYDRMTFYTPDPIVGYTDYPFLE, from the exons ATGGAGCCCATCCCTCTCCTGACGCCATACAAGATGGGCCAGCTCGACCTCTCCCATAG GGTCGTGCTAGCCCCGCTCACCCGCCAGCGTTCCTACGGGAACATTCCACAGCCGCACGCAGCTGTATACTACGCGCAGCGGGCAACGCCCGGCGGCTTCCTGATCACGGAGGCCACAGGCGTCTCCGACACGGCCCAGGGGTACCACAACACCCCGGGGATCTGGACGCCGGAGCACGTCGAGGCGTGGAAGCCCATCGTCGCCGCCGTCCACGCCAAGGGCGCTGTGATCTTCTGCCAGATTTGGCACTCGGGCCGCGTGTCCAGCTACGAGCTCCAGCCCGGTGGGAAGGCGCCGGTGTCCAGCACGGAGAAGGGAGTGGGACCGCAGATGAGCTTCGATGGGAGGCTCGAGCAGTTTTCGCCACCGAGGAAACTCACGGTAGAGGAGATTCCCGTGATCGTGGATGACTTCAGGAAGGCCGCCAGGAACGCCATCGACGCGG GTTTCGACGGCGTGGAGATTCACGGCGCCTTTGGGTACATCATCGATCAGTTCCTTAAGGACAACCCCAATGACCGCACCGACGAGTATGGCGGCAGCCTCGAGAATCGATGCCGCTTCGCTCTTGAGGTGGTTGAGGCAATCGCGAAGGAGATCGGCGGCCACCGAGTCGGCATCAGATTCTCCCCCTTTGCCGACTACATGGAATGCCACGACTCCGACCCTCACTCCCTCGCGCTCTATATCTCCACCAAGCTCAACGACCACCACATCCTCTACCTTCACATGATCGAGCCGAGGATGGCCGTCGTGGAGGGACGACGTGTGGTGCCGAAGCGGCTACTGCCGTATAGGGAGGTGTTCAAGGGTGCCTTCATCGCCAACGGTGGGTACGATGGTGCGGAGGGGAACAAGGTGGTCGCCGAGGGGTATGCCGACCTAGTGTCCTTCGGGCGGCTGTTCCTGGCAAACCCAGACCTGCCAAAGAGGTTTGAGGTCGGGGCAGAGCTAAACAACTATGACAGGATGACCTTCTACACCCCGGACCCTATCGTCGGCTACACCGACTACCCGTTCCTCGAATAG